One Castanea sativa cultivar Marrone di Chiusa Pesio chromosome 4, ASM4071231v1 DNA window includes the following coding sequences:
- the LOC142632984 gene encoding uncharacterized protein LOC142632984 gives MRSVMKAMFLPILLLSLLATTKEAAGTALCADVNAALLLCEAILKTGNLNDPSLDGCCAGLKKIATVSATIGAKAACQCVHAALGIAANPTSVALGAGVNITAQVTEKCGVDLGFSLNARVGC, from the coding sequence ATGAGGTCTGTCATGAAGGCAATGTTCCTCCCTATCCTCCTGCTCAGCCTATTGGCTACAACTAAAGAAGCAGCTGGCACTGCCTTATGTGCTGATGTGAATGCAGCTCTCCTGCTCTGTGAAGCTATTCTCAAAACTGGAAACCTGAACGATCCCTCGCTTGATGGATGTTGTGCAGGACTCAAGAAGATCGCAACCGTTTCGGCCACCATCGGAGCCAAAGCAGCATGTCAATGTGTCCATGCGGCACTAGGTATTGCAGCCAATCCAACTTCAGTAGCTCTTGGTGCTGGTGTTAATATCACCGCGCAAGTGACGGAAAAATGCGGCGTCGATCTTGGCTTTAGCTTAAATGCTAGGGTCggttgttaa
- the LOC142631897 gene encoding LOW QUALITY PROTEIN: manganese-dependent ADP-ribose/CDP-alcohol diphosphatase (The sequence of the model RefSeq protein was modified relative to this genomic sequence to represent the inferred CDS: inserted 3 bases in 2 codons) produces the protein MPTESCSCWXLNNYLSHQNAVIIXASSSSTTLNSDTYNKSLKPTLNSRFSHICTTTNATFLDRKQTVLSASCTMGSTNESASAQEKQPLFSFGIISDVQYADIPDGRSFIGVPRYYRHSILVLQRAVQNWNHHKKLKFVINLGDIVDGFCPKDQSLNAVKKVVNEFDKFNGPVYHLIGNHCLYNLPRKQLLPLLKIPGVDDHAYFDFSPTPEYRFVVLDGYDVSAIGWPQDHPKTLEALNFLHEKNPNSEKNSPSGLVGLERRFLMFNGAVGKEQLEWLDGVLQEASNLKQKVVICCHIPLDPGTSSPEALLWNYDQVMDVIHRYNCVKLCLAGHDHKGGYSIDSHGIHHRALEAALECPSGRDAFGHVDVYDDRLSLIGTDRMHSTDMCFKLQENC, from the exons ATGCCGACCGAATCGTGTTCCTGTT AACTTAATAATTACCTCTCCCACCAGAACGCCGTCATCAT GGCGTCGTCTTCGTCGACGACTCTCAATTCTGACACGTACAATAAATCCTTAAAACCAACTCTCAACTCTCGTTTCTCTCATATATGTACAACAACAAACGCTACCTTTTTAGATCGTAAACAAACT GTGCTAAGTGCTAGCTGCACTATGGGTTCTACAAATGAATCAGCAAGTGCACAAGAGAAGCAaccacttttttcttttgggattATCTCTGACGTTCAGTATGCTGATATTCCTGATGGTCGCTCATTTATTGGGGTTCCTCGTTATTATCGACATAGCATTCTTGTGTTACAAAGGGCAGTCCAAAATTGGAACCATCACAAGAAGCTGAAATTTGTGATCAATTTGGGGGACATTGTTGATGGGTTTTGTCCCAAAGACCAATCCCTAAATGCTGTGAAGAAAGTTGTTAATGAATTTGATAAATTCAATGGCCCTGTCTATCACTTGATTGGCAATCACTGCCTCTATAATCTTCCTCGCAAACAGTTACTTCCATTATTGAAGATTCCAGGTGTTGATGATCATGcctattttgatttttcaccAACTCCAGAGTACAGATTTGTTGTCCTGGATGGCTATGATGTCAGTGCCATTGGCTGGCCTCAAGATCATCCAAAAACATTGGAAGCATTaaattttcttcatgaaaaGAATCCAAATTCGGAGAAGAACAGCCCATCAGGACTAGTGGGCCTCGAGAGGAGGTTTCTTATGTTCAATGGAGCAGTTGGGAAAGAACAATTAGAATGGTTAGATGGTGTACTTCAGGAAGCATCAAACTTAAAACAGAAAGTAGTGATCTGTTGCCATATACCTCTAGATCCCGGTACATCATCCCCAGAAGCACTTCTTTGGAATTATGATCAAGTAATGGATGTGATACACAGATACAATTGTGTAAAGCTTTGCCTAGCTGGACATGATCACAAAGGTGGGTACTCAATTGACTCCCATGGAATACACCACAGAGCCCTTGAAGCTGCCCTAGAATGCCCTTCAGGCAGGGATGCATTTGGCCATGTGGATGTCTATGATGACAGGTTATCACTTATTGGTACGGATAGAATGCACAGCACTGACATGTGTTTCAAGCTGCAAGAAAATTGCTGA
- the LOC142630842 gene encoding high-affinity nitrate transporter 3.2, translating into MAARGILLASLLLFSCLAVTCYGIVLFSSLPSTLVVTASPKQGQVLKAGEDKITVTWGLNQSLPAGVDSAYKTIKLKLCYAPISQVDRAWRKTVENLSKDKTCQFLIVSRAYDASNKAVQSYEATVERDVPTATYFVRAYAYNSDNVEVAYGQTTDSHKTTDLFQVQAISGRHVSLDIASACFSAFSVVSLIGFFVVEMRRAKQSQKK; encoded by the exons ATGGCAGCACGTGGAATTCTCTTAGCTTcacttcttctcttctcttgtCTAGCTGTAACTTGTTATGgaattgttcttttttcttctctaccAAGTACCCTTGTAGTCACTGCTTCACCCAAACAAGGACAAG TTCTAAAAGCTGGTGAAGATAAAATTACTGTAACGTGGGGTCTAAACCAGAGTTTGCCAGCTGGGGTTGACTCTGCCTACAAGACCATAAAACTCAAGCTCTGCTACGCGCCCATAAGCCAAGTGGACCGCGCGTGGAGAAAGACAGTGGAGAACCTATCAAAAGACAAGACATGTCAGTTCCTGATCGTTTCTCGAGCGTACGATGCGTCAAACAAGGCGGTCCAGAGCTACGAGGCCACAGTGGAGCGTGACGTGCCCACTGCCACGTACTTTGTACGCGCCTATGCTTACAACTCTGACAACGTTGAGGTGGCCTATGGTCAAACAACCGACTCACACAAAACCACTGACTTGTTTCAAGTCCAAGCAATCAGTGGCCGCCACGTGTCTCTAGATATTGCCTCGGCTTGCTTCAGTGCTTTCTCGGTTGTGTCCCTGATTGGGTTCTTTGTAGTTGAGATGAGAAGGGCAAAACAGTCTCagaagaagtga